A window of Ictalurus furcatus strain D&B chromosome 18, Billie_1.0, whole genome shotgun sequence contains these coding sequences:
- the phpt1 gene encoding 14 kDa phosphohistidine phosphatase produces MSAERLAKIPEADIDPNGVFKYVLIRVHSKTDESYVDVVRGYAWAEYHADIYDKVSGELERAGGVDCECIGGGRIRHDSADKKIHVYGYSMGFGRANHAVSTEKLKTRYPDYEITWANEGY; encoded by the exons ATGTCTGCTGAGCGTTTGGCCAAGATTCCTGAAGCTGATATCGACCCGAACGGCGTGTTTAAATACGTGCTTATAAGAGTGCACAGCAAAACCGACGAGTCTTACGTGGACGTAGTGCGCGGCTACGCGTGGGCCGAGTATCACG cTGATATCTATGACAAGGTTTCTGGTGAGCTGGAGAGAGCAGGCGGCGTGGACTGTGAGTGTATAGGAGGTGGCAGGATCAGACACGACAGCGCTGACAAAAAGATCCATGTCTACGGCTATTCCATG GGTTTTGGACGAGCCAATCACGCCGTCTCTACGGAAAAACTGAAGACGCGATACCCAGACTATGAGATCACATGGGCAAATGAAGGCTACTGA
- the mamdc4 gene encoding apical endosomal glycoprotein: MKRDFIQLLTLLLTVQWVFTLEHSKCTGSRCDFVCDCTDCSDEQDCGYRGRDFVCDFEDAGMCGWTGKSAEGGYTWERRQSGHPLPNSGPSSDYTIGTSTGWFMAVTEVNADSPRTAVLTSPMMKQSSMTCRLHLRYFMWDSSYTILENSPLWAEVWTPEGQNAVVWRPESSSVRAWREGIIFLGRIPGPFEIQLHSRRQEGRSGDIAIDQLEFMNCALPVPSGTESCGVGLFQCKLGGCVEERAVCDGTDDCGDGTDEENCGGYMSCNFEKDLCRWDIRSISSLKWIRTSQMNISMSEPLRGPGRDHSNNSASGHFLYVTRPAEIKQDWATFQSPHLEPTNSSHPCRMVMYTHQFGGVSGGLSVLVAERQIYPVWERGGSLGDLWVKAEIEFVVNSTFQILFVAAIRDQPYGGIAVDDITLSPECRLSNESVLPESIPKPPKKPCTEATKICDFNRDCAEGEDEAQCGDFSYEQGSKGWIDTSIGNQGWKLMENTSVTEAFLYVGEAAGQQLTEAQTRTPPLGPSGLACTLEFSYSLTGSNPHIGEVSVMVVDSVLGSLPRLWTFGGRTGDNPAESWVKEEVYIGARDRRFQLEFRARATNLNSDVRIAVKDVHYVHCNPEYIPSTVDGLSCNFETDLCGWYQDQMDNYDWSVQNGIDHTIGTGRSLVVNMWDTTLQGLSGRLLSFPQNSMDAHCLSFFYKLYGPQTGALNVKLLFSDGSEQLLWTRFGAHGNVWQEGHCQVPQQIINYQLVFEAVRSGFDGQVAIDDVAFVKGPCSLPTMCSFEGQRCGYTNNRDGLWVLQTWHATRTGPKTDHSLETEMGFYMLAHSGVDVLPQGSVATLNSPVRRGLTHTECVYFWYNMGGDHPGTLSMYVKPVDGDRILLFSSSLNQGHVWRLGMGNVSWHGDWQLQFEVVGGGEKDTYFAIDDISFSTHSCPTPDKVCDLERGLCGWSNTQNQHLDHLDWELSNLLSETHYPTPPYDHTLHNERGHFLFLPHTPRDTATRNAWLLSPHLPPTKGTCLYFWVYQPVAQDSKLVVWALSNVAKTELLSLTAAGETWKRFRLNVTSETEYQIVFEGLKGEKGVLALDDFGYTVGVNCIGEQTDKITLTSPNNTGAIASSVVVALLLMVTLGVLLFLYLRMREHAKSQTQDSSGHPGFPNDLYEPNHVVLPSIYSSEQEVA; this comes from the exons ATGAAGAGGGACTTCATTCAGCTCCTGACACTGCTCCTTACTGTCCAGTGGG TTTTTACCCTGGAGCATAGCAAGTGCACAGGATCAAGATGTGACTTTGTGTGCGACTGCACCGACTGCAGCGATGAGCAGGACTGTG GTTATCGGGGGAGAGATTTTGTGTGCGATTTTGAGGATGCAGGGATGTGTGGCTGGACAGGTAAGTCAGCTGAAGGTGGATACACCTGGGAGAGACGTCAGAGCGGACACCCGCTGCCCAACAGTGGACCCTCATCTGACTACACCATCGGCACATCAACAG GTTGGTTCATGGCAGTGACTGAGGTGAATGCAGACTCTCCTAGAACAGCTGTCCTCACATCTCCTATGATGAAACAGTCCTCCATGACCTGTCGCCTTCATCTCCGCTACTTTATGTGGGACTCAA GTTACACCATACTGGAAAATAGCCCTCTTTGGGCAGAAGTGTGGACTCCTGAGGGCCAGAATGCTGTTGTGTGGAGGCCGGAGAGCTCAAGTGTTCGTGCATGGAGAGAAGGCATCATATTCTTGGGACGTATTCCTGGCCCCTTTGAGATCCAGCTACATTCACGGCGTCAAGAAGGGCGAAGTGGAGACATAGCTATCGATCAGCTAGAGTTCATGAACTGTGCACTTCCAG TTCCTTCAGGCACTGAGAGCTGTGGGGTGGGCCTTTTCCAGTGCAAACTGGGAGGCTGTGTGGAAGAACGTGCAGTGTGTGATGGCACAGATGATTGCGGAGATGGAACGGATGAGGAGAACTGCG GAGGGTATATGAGTTGTAACTTTGAGAAAGACCTGTGTAGGTGGGATATAAGATCAATTTCATCATTGAAGTGGATAAGGACAAGTCAGATGAATATCTCAATGTCTGAGCCTCTAAGAGGCCCAGGGAGAGACCATTCCAACAATTCTGCTTCAG GTCATTTTCTATATGTTACCAGACCAGCTGAGATTAAGCAAGATTGGGCAACTTTTCAAAGTCCTCATCTGGAACCCACCAATAGCTCACATCCTTGccgt ATGGTGATGTACACACACCAGTTTGGCGGCGTATCAGGGGGCCTATCAGTGCTGGtggcagagagacagatttaCCCAGTGTGGGAGCGCGGGGGCTCACTGGGTGATCTGTGGGTGAAAGCTGAGATAGAGTTTGTCGTCAACAGCACATTTCAG ATATTGTTTGTTGCTGCGATTAGAGATCAACCATATGGAGGCATAGCGGTTGATGATATTACACTGTCCCCTGAATGCCGTTTGTCCAATG AGTCAGTATTACCAGAGTCTATTCCCAAACCACCCAAAAAGCCCTGTACAGAGGCCACCAAGATTTGTGACTTTAACAGGGACTGCGCAGAGGGAGAGGATGAAGCACAGTGTG GAGACTTTTCATATGAGCAGGGTAGCAAGGGCTGGATAGACACCAGTATTGGAAACCAAGGCTGGAAGCTGATGGAAAATACCTCAGTTACAG AGGCGTTCTTATATGTGGGTGAAGCTGCTGGTCAGCAGCTGACAGAAGCTCAAACACGAACCCCTCCACTCGGCCCGTCCGGCCTTGCCTGCACTCTCGAGTTCTCCTACAGCCTCACAGGCAGCAACCCACACATAG GTGAAGTGTCTGTAATGGTAGTGGACAGTGTGTTGGGCTCTCTGCCTCGGCTGTGGACGTTTGGTGGGAGGACAGGTGACAACCCGGCGGAATCATGGGTAAAAGAGGAGGTCTATATTGGTGCCAGAGATCGTCGCTTCCAG CTGGAGTTCAGAGCTCGTGCTACAAATCTTAACTCAGATGTAAGAATAGCAGTGAAGGATGTTCATTATGTCCACTGCAACCCAGAATATATACCCTCTACTGTTGATG GACTATCATGTAACTTCGAGACTGACCTATGTGGATGGTACCAAGATCAAATGGACAACTATGACTGGAGTGTTCAGAACGGCATTGACCACACTATTGGAACTG GTAGAAGTCTGGTGGTGAATATGTGGGACACAACACTACAGGGTCTCTCTGGACGTCTTCTTTCATTTCCCCAGAATTCAATGGATGcgcactgtctctcattcttctACAAACTCTACGGACCTCAAACAG GTGCGCTCAATGTTAAGCTGCTTTTCAGTGACGGCTCAGAGCAGCTGTTATGGACCCGGTTTGGGGCTCACGGAAATGTGTGGCAGGAAGGACACTGCCAAGTGCCTCAACAGATTATTAACTACCAG TTGGTGTTTGAGGCAGTGCGCTCAGGTTTTGATGGACAGGTGGCTATAGATGACGTGGCATTTGTAAAAGGCCCGTGCTCTTTGCCCACTATGTGCTCATTTGAGGGTCAGCGTTGTGGCTACACTAACAATAGAGATggtctctgggttctccagacTTGGCATGCAACAAGGACTGGCCCTAAGACTGACCACAGTCTCGAGACAGAGATGG GGTTCTACATGCTGGCCCACAGTGGTGTGGATGTCCTTCCCCAGGGCAGTGTGGCGACTCTGAACTCTCCTGTACGCCGTGGATTGACTCACACTGAGTGTGTCTATTTCTGGTATAACATGGGGGGAGATCACCCAG GTACTTTGAGTATGTATGTAAAGCCCGTTGATGGGGACAGGATCCTGCTGTTCTCCAGCAGTCTGAATCAGGGACATGTCTGGCGCCTTGGCATGGGCAATGTTAGCTGGCATGGAGACTGGCAG TTGCAGTTTGAGGTGGtgggaggaggagaaaaagacacTTATTTTGCTATTGATGACATCAGCTTCTCAACTCACAGCTGTCCTACACcag ACAAAGTATGTGATCTGGAGCGAGGTCTGTGTGGATGGAGCAACACTCAGAACCAGCATTTGGATCACTTGGATTGGGAGCTAAGCAACCTGCTGTCTGAAACACACTACCCCACCCCACCATATGACCACACACTGCACAATGAGAGag GTCACTTCCTTTTCCTTCCACACACTCCACGGGACACTGCTACCCGTAATGCCTGGTTGCTGAGTCCCCATCTTCCTCCCACCAAAGGCACCTGCCTGTATTTTTGGGTTTATCAGCCTGTCGCCC AAGACAGTAAGTTGGTGGTTTGGGCGCTCTCCAACGTGGCCAAAACTGAGCTTTTGAGCCTCACTGCGGCTGGAGAAACATGGAAACGTTTCAGGTTGAATGTCACTTCAGAGACTGAGTACCAA ATTGTGTTTGAGGGACTTAAAGGAGAAAAGGGTGTTCTTGCTTTGGATGACTTTGGCTACACTGTTGGGGTCAACTGTATTGGAGAACAGACAGACAAGATAA CTTTAACATCACCTAACAACACAGGAGCAATAGCTTCCTCTGTGGTAGTAGCACTTCTGCTGATGGTGACGCTAGGTGTTTTACTGTTCCTCTACCTGAGGATGCGTGAACATGCCAAATCTCAGACACAGGACTCAAGTGGTCATCCAGGCTTTCCAAATGATCTATATGAACCG AATCATGTTGTTTTACCTTCCATCTATAGTTCG GAGCAGGAGGTGGCATAA